In Sphingomonas psychrotolerans, the following proteins share a genomic window:
- a CDS encoding phosphopantetheine-binding protein → MRGVLRDVLGLSEERAAAFHEDTPLFGALPELDSLAVAGVLTEIEDRLGILIEDDEVDGEMLESFGALTRFAADKALA, encoded by the coding sequence GTGCGCGGAGTACTCCGCGACGTGCTGGGATTGAGCGAGGAACGCGCCGCCGCGTTCCACGAGGACACGCCGCTGTTCGGCGCGCTGCCCGAACTCGATTCGCTGGCGGTAGCGGGCGTGCTCACCGAGATCGAGGATCGCCTCGGCATCCTGATCGAGGATGACGAAGTCGACGGCGAGATGCTCGAGAGCTTCGGCGCCCTCACCCGCTTCGCCGCCGACAAGGCGCTGGCTTGA
- a CDS encoding alpha/beta fold hydrolase, with protein MIDYYDWAGGREAMLRFGPDTGPVVVVALPLFEEANRTHAFAVTMLRALAERGVAGALPDLPGQGESLVPTDAVRLAHLRDAFAAATRHAGRPAYALGIRSGALLDSAAMLGGRWHFAPSTGAELLRELERLRRAGGGDEYGGNLISPVLLGELPTAGAAQSRTIRLESDARPADRHVPGAPLWRRSEPDNDPALAALLADDIAAWVRSCES; from the coding sequence TTGATCGACTATTACGACTGGGCCGGCGGCCGCGAAGCGATGCTTCGCTTCGGCCCCGATACCGGCCCGGTCGTCGTCGTGGCGCTACCGCTGTTCGAGGAAGCCAACCGCACCCACGCATTCGCCGTGACGATGCTGCGCGCGTTGGCGGAACGCGGAGTCGCCGGCGCGCTGCCGGATCTACCCGGACAGGGCGAGAGCCTCGTTCCCACCGATGCGGTGCGTCTTGCACACCTGCGCGACGCTTTCGCCGCTGCGACACGCCACGCGGGCCGCCCTGCTTATGCCCTCGGCATCCGCAGCGGCGCGTTGCTCGACTCTGCCGCCATGCTCGGTGGACGCTGGCATTTCGCGCCGAGCACCGGCGCCGAACTGCTCCGCGAACTCGAACGCCTGCGCCGGGCCGGCGGCGGCGATGAATATGGCGGCAACCTCATATCGCCGGTGCTGCTCGGCGAACTCCCCACTGCCGGCGCCGCGCAGAGCCGCACGATCCGGCTCGAGAGCGACGCCCGCCCCGCCGATCGCCACGTGCCCGGCGCCCCTCTTTGGCGCCGCAGCGAGCCCGACAACGATCCTGCGCTCGCCGCCCTCCTCGCCGATGACATCGCCGCTTGGGTGCGTTCATGCGAAAGCTGA
- a CDS encoding hydrolase 1, exosortase A system-associated: MRKLIAFLCAGETLLGTLDEAPGPTGLLIVSGGNEIRIGTHRGMALLAQRIAEAGHPVFRFDRRGIGDSTGDNGGFESSADDIAVAASSFRAESGVTRIVALGNCDAATALAFFHARAGIDALILANPWVIEPTDDLPPAAAIRARYAERLRDPREWLRLLRGGVNISKLISGLAKASRKQSQQADGLPARLGSALGHGDIPITVLLAKGDNTAIAFHDAWRGAAFETARARVMITELDSASHSFASAADKQWLYEQVLAAL; encoded by the coding sequence ATGCGAAAGCTGATCGCCTTTCTCTGCGCCGGCGAGACCCTGCTAGGTACGCTCGACGAGGCACCCGGCCCCACCGGCCTGCTGATCGTCTCTGGCGGCAACGAGATACGCATCGGCACGCATCGCGGCATGGCGCTGCTCGCCCAGCGCATCGCCGAGGCCGGCCACCCGGTGTTCCGTTTCGATCGCCGCGGCATCGGCGATTCGACCGGCGACAATGGCGGCTTCGAAAGCAGCGCCGACGATATCGCCGTTGCCGCCAGTTCCTTTCGCGCCGAAAGCGGCGTTACCCGGATCGTGGCGTTGGGCAATTGCGACGCCGCAACCGCGCTCGCTTTCTTCCACGCCCGTGCGGGGATCGACGCACTGATTCTCGCCAACCCTTGGGTGATCGAGCCGACCGACGATCTGCCTCCCGCCGCCGCGATCCGCGCGCGCTATGCCGAACGGCTCCGCGACCCGCGCGAATGGCTCCGCCTGCTACGTGGTGGCGTGAACATTTCGAAATTGATCAGTGGATTGGCAAAGGCCTCTCGCAAGCAATCTCAGCAAGCGGACGGCCTGCCGGCCCGACTGGGATCTGCTCTGGGGCACGGCGACATCCCGATAACCGTCCTGCTAGCGAAGGGCGACAACACCGCAATCGCCTTCCACGACGCTTGGCGTGGCGCCGCGTTCGAAACCGCACGCGCCAGGGTCATGATCACAGAACTGGACAGCGCGAGTCACAGCTTCGCCTCGGCGGCGGACAAGCAATGGCTGTACGAGCAGGTGCTCGCCGCTCTCTGA
- the trxB gene encoding thioredoxin-disulfide reductase yields MTATHSTRMLILGSGPAGLSAAIYGARAGLAPIVVQGIQPGGQLMTTTDVENYPGFREVIQGPWLMQEMQAQAEHVGAQMLWDTIVEVDVSQRPFRMVGDSGTVYVGDTLVIATGAQARWLGLDSEELLKGKGVSACATCDGFFFRGKKVAVIGGGNTAVEEALYLTNHSHDVTLIHRRDSLRAEKILQQRLFANDKITTLWNKKVERFIDGGGVAGLVGIELKDMVTGELSTLEVDGGFVAIGHHPATELFRGHIALDQDNYITVDKGTTRTSVPGVFACGDVMDKHYRQAITAAGTGCMAALDAERFLAEADFEQVAEAAE; encoded by the coding sequence ATGACTGCCACGCACTCGACTCGCATGCTCATCCTCGGTTCGGGCCCTGCCGGGCTCTCCGCCGCCATCTATGGCGCGCGCGCCGGGCTCGCGCCGATCGTGGTGCAGGGTATCCAGCCCGGCGGCCAGCTGATGACCACCACCGATGTCGAGAATTATCCCGGCTTCCGCGAAGTGATCCAGGGCCCGTGGCTGATGCAGGAGATGCAGGCGCAGGCTGAGCACGTCGGCGCCCAGATGCTGTGGGACACGATCGTCGAAGTCGACGTCAGCCAGCGGCCGTTCCGCATGGTGGGCGACAGCGGCACCGTCTATGTCGGCGACACCCTGGTGATCGCCACCGGTGCGCAGGCGCGCTGGCTGGGGCTCGATTCGGAGGAATTGCTGAAGGGTAAGGGCGTCAGTGCCTGCGCGACCTGCGACGGATTCTTCTTCCGTGGCAAGAAGGTGGCGGTGATCGGCGGCGGCAACACCGCGGTCGAGGAAGCGCTCTACCTCACCAACCACAGCCATGACGTGACTCTGATCCACCGCCGCGACAGCCTGCGCGCCGAGAAGATCCTTCAGCAGCGGCTGTTCGCCAACGACAAGATCACCACGCTGTGGAACAAGAAAGTCGAACGCTTCATCGACGGCGGCGGCGTTGCCGGGCTGGTCGGCATCGAGCTTAAGGACATGGTGACCGGCGAGCTTTCGACGCTCGAAGTCGATGGCGGCTTCGTTGCGATAGGGCACCATCCGGCGACCGAATTGTTCCGCGGGCACATCGCGCTCGACCAGGACAATTATATCACCGTCGATAAGGGCACGACGCGGACCAGTGTCCCCGGCGTATTCGCGTGCGGCGACGTGATGGACAAACATTACCGCCAGGCGATCACCGCGGCGGGGACAGGCTGCATGGCCGCGCTCGACGCCGAGCGCTTCCTGGCCGAGGCGGATTTCGAGCAGGTCGCCGAAGCGGCGGAATAA
- a CDS encoding glycoside hydrolase family 55 protein: MSFSTIPDMTSFATSGLADGQAANVSDLKRGGLFRWASASTATVNDGTIFSATGGGRWLRIDPLPLNVQWFGAVGDGVTNDHAAFMAAHDALMPDGGTIVIPKGFYRLSSAINQHCAIIWQGEGNSAGVSNRTIGSFTTNAQGSVLLIDAGVSACIINASNTDGSGTAPDGTYPNGAGSALRDLYIRSNGGGSNVDGVWMRATSTLENVTIRGFSGRGLRIEASVSSSNPVKGNANLWMLTNVNLIENGGHGLHVKSNDANAGVATRVDCTVNGGWGILDESLIGNTYVACHQAGNTLGAFRTSDTAPNTVIGDYIEMDTTGDNADFGNGTTVIGDLAGQSASNAAASRAFVMTAGLSVAAPYRHLNRRASPSVVGIVGSLQPNYGAIGWGSSNDTIGAANQADWQIQYNTTSKWWDFQYQGGGTPFTVLRFPTGASLANPRKFAADFPNGHFLGGAFRAIGSAAPATGAWLQGDVIENSVPVAGGNAGWICVASGSPGTWKSFGPIAA; encoded by the coding sequence TTGAGTTTTTCCACCATCCCCGACATGACGTCTTTCGCCACCTCCGGGCTCGCGGACGGACAGGCCGCAAACGTCAGCGATCTCAAGCGCGGCGGCCTGTTTCGCTGGGCATCGGCCTCCACTGCAACCGTGAACGATGGAACGATTTTCTCTGCGACGGGCGGTGGCCGCTGGCTCCGCATCGACCCACTGCCCCTCAACGTCCAATGGTTCGGTGCGGTCGGCGACGGCGTCACCAACGACCATGCCGCTTTCATGGCGGCGCATGACGCGCTTATGCCGGACGGCGGCACGATCGTAATTCCCAAGGGCTTTTATCGCCTTTCCAGCGCGATCAATCAGCATTGCGCGATCATCTGGCAGGGTGAAGGCAACAGCGCAGGCGTTTCCAATCGGACGATCGGAAGCTTCACCACCAATGCCCAGGGATCGGTTCTCCTGATCGACGCCGGCGTTTCCGCATGCATCATCAACGCCTCCAACACCGACGGCTCCGGGACAGCGCCTGACGGTACCTATCCAAATGGCGCGGGGTCGGCGCTTCGCGATTTGTATATCCGTTCGAACGGAGGTGGCAGCAACGTCGACGGCGTGTGGATGCGCGCGACATCCACGCTAGAGAATGTCACTATTCGCGGATTCTCCGGCCGCGGCTTGCGGATCGAAGCATCCGTCTCATCGAGCAATCCGGTCAAGGGCAACGCCAATCTCTGGATGCTGACAAATGTGAACCTGATCGAGAACGGCGGCCATGGCCTGCACGTCAAGAGCAACGACGCCAACGCCGGCGTCGCCACGCGAGTCGACTGCACCGTGAACGGCGGGTGGGGCATCCTCGACGAAAGCCTGATCGGAAACACCTACGTCGCCTGCCACCAGGCGGGCAACACGCTCGGCGCGTTCAGGACGAGCGATACTGCGCCGAACACGGTCATCGGCGATTATATCGAAATGGATACGACGGGCGACAACGCCGATTTTGGCAACGGCACCACGGTCATCGGGGATCTGGCCGGACAAAGCGCCTCGAATGCCGCGGCGAGCCGTGCTTTCGTGATGACTGCCGGCCTGTCGGTTGCCGCGCCGTATCGGCACCTGAATCGGCGCGCCAGTCCCAGCGTCGTCGGCATCGTCGGGTCGCTGCAGCCCAATTATGGCGCGATCGGCTGGGGATCGAGCAACGACACGATCGGTGCGGCAAATCAGGCCGACTGGCAGATCCAGTACAACACGACCTCCAAATGGTGGGACTTCCAGTATCAGGGCGGCGGCACTCCCTTCACGGTGCTGCGTTTTCCGACCGGCGCCTCGCTCGCCAACCCGCGCAAGTTCGCAGCCGACTTCCCGAACGGCCATTTTCTCGGCGGCGCTTTCCGCGCCATCGGCTCTGCCGCGCCGGCGACAGGAGCGTGGCTGCAGGGCGATGTGATCGAGAACAGCGTTCCGGTGGCAGGCGGGAATGCCGGCTGGATCTGCGTCGCCTCGGGTTCGCCGGGCACGTGGAAAAGCTTCGGACCGATCGCAGCCTAG
- a CDS encoding 2'-5' RNA ligase family protein: MTGAAPIIVTALFGRQDQAWFDVLRREHYPPERNMLPAHLTLFHHLPPGVAEELKQRLSSETRGVRAPRAKVTGLVSLGGGVAYRIEAPELSAIRAGLCEAFSGMLMPQDAGRWWPHVTVQNKVTPSLAMVVLGALSRDFRPREVEIAGLASWWYRGGPWEPHSRHMFA; the protein is encoded by the coding sequence TTGACCGGCGCCGCGCCGATCATCGTGACGGCGCTGTTCGGGCGGCAGGACCAGGCGTGGTTCGACGTGCTGCGGCGCGAACATTATCCGCCCGAGCGCAACATGCTTCCCGCGCATCTGACGCTGTTCCATCATTTGCCGCCCGGCGTCGCCGAGGAGCTGAAACAGCGTCTGTCGAGCGAAACCCGCGGCGTGCGGGCGCCGCGGGCCAAGGTGACGGGGCTGGTGTCGCTGGGCGGCGGAGTCGCCTATCGGATCGAGGCGCCCGAGCTCAGTGCAATTCGCGCCGGCCTGTGCGAAGCCTTTTCGGGCATGCTGATGCCGCAGGACGCCGGGCGCTGGTGGCCGCATGTGACGGTGCAGAACAAGGTGACGCCGTCGCTCGCCATGGTGGTTCTGGGCGCATTGTCGCGCGATTTCCGGCCGCGTGAGGTCGAGATCGCGGGGCTGGCGAGCTGGTGGTATCGCGGTGGCCCGTGGGAGCCGCATTCGCGGCACATGTTCGCTTGA
- a CDS encoding potassium transporter Kup — MNISASGQAESLPPSDDPHGAHGHAADATWKLALGAIGIVFGDIGTSPLYAFRETFAGHHKLDLDTVHIMGVISLMFWSMMIVVTLKYVTVIMRADNKGEGGSLALLALISRSANQKRWTQGIVLLGVFATALFYGDSMITPAVSVLSAVEGIAIAAPGFASLVVPIAVVILVMLFSIQRTGTARVGAFFGPIMMLYFFVIATLGVLSFVRTPEILWALSPTYAVAFFAIDPLAAFLALGSVVLAVTGAEALYADMGHFGRKPIRVSWLWFVLPALILNYMGQGALLMREGASALTSPFYMLAPAGLQLPLVILATMAAIIASQAVISGAFSVTQQAIQLGFVPRLKIEHTSASTAGQIYIPTINWALMIMVILLVLSFKTSSNLTAAYGIAVTGAMLIDNCLLAVVLFGLWNWKKRYALPLLALFFTVDLAYFAANMTKVPDGGWFPLLVGFVVFTLLTTWAKGRKLMIERLRESAMPIKIFIESAAIAAARVPGTAVFMTSTPDGVPHALLHNLKHNKVLHERVILLTVKIADVPYVPDEKRMKIDDLGKGFHRMILFYGFMQEADVPAALKQVSACGAEFRMMDTSFFLARQTLLPSSKPGMMVWREKLFAWMLRNAESAMEFFRLPTNRVVELGSQVEI; from the coding sequence GTGAACATCTCCGCAAGCGGGCAGGCCGAGAGCCTCCCGCCTTCAGACGATCCGCACGGGGCGCACGGCCATGCCGCGGACGCCACGTGGAAGCTTGCCCTCGGTGCGATCGGCATCGTGTTCGGGGACATCGGCACCAGCCCGCTCTACGCGTTTCGCGAGACCTTTGCCGGGCACCACAAGCTCGACCTCGACACCGTCCACATCATGGGCGTGATCAGCCTGATGTTCTGGTCGATGATGATCGTCGTGACGCTCAAATACGTCACCGTGATCATGCGCGCCGACAATAAGGGCGAGGGCGGCAGCCTCGCGCTGCTCGCCCTGATTTCGCGCAGTGCCAACCAGAAGCGTTGGACGCAGGGGATCGTGCTGCTCGGCGTGTTCGCCACTGCGCTTTTCTATGGCGATTCGATGATCACGCCGGCGGTTTCGGTGCTCTCCGCGGTCGAGGGCATTGCGATCGCGGCGCCGGGGTTCGCCAGCCTCGTGGTCCCGATCGCCGTGGTGATCCTCGTGATGCTGTTCTCGATCCAGCGGACCGGAACGGCGCGCGTCGGGGCGTTCTTCGGGCCGATCATGATGCTCTATTTCTTCGTCATCGCGACCTTGGGGGTGCTGAGCTTCGTGCGGACCCCGGAGATCCTGTGGGCGCTCTCGCCGACTTATGCCGTGGCGTTCTTCGCGATCGACCCGCTCGCCGCGTTCCTTGCGCTGGGTTCGGTGGTGCTCGCAGTGACGGGGGCCGAGGCGCTCTATGCCGATATGGGCCATTTCGGGCGCAAGCCGATCCGCGTCTCGTGGCTGTGGTTCGTGCTGCCGGCGCTGATCCTCAATTATATGGGGCAGGGCGCGCTGCTGATGCGTGAGGGCGCAAGCGCGCTGACCAGTCCCTTCTACATGCTCGCACCGGCCGGGCTGCAATTGCCATTGGTGATCCTCGCGACGATGGCGGCGATCATCGCCTCGCAGGCAGTGATCTCAGGCGCCTTCTCGGTGACTCAGCAGGCGATCCAGCTCGGCTTCGTGCCGCGGCTCAAGATCGAGCATACCAGCGCGTCGACCGCGGGGCAGATCTACATCCCGACGATCAACTGGGCGTTGATGATCATGGTCATCCTGCTGGTGTTGTCGTTCAAGACCTCGTCGAACCTGACCGCGGCCTATGGCATCGCAGTCACCGGCGCGATGCTGATCGACAATTGTCTGCTCGCCGTGGTGCTGTTCGGGCTGTGGAACTGGAAGAAGCGCTATGCGCTGCCGCTGCTCGCGCTGTTCTTTACCGTGGACCTCGCTTATTTCGCCGCGAACATGACCAAGGTGCCCGATGGCGGCTGGTTCCCGCTACTGGTCGGCTTCGTCGTCTTCACCTTGCTCACCACCTGGGCGAAGGGGCGCAAGCTGATGATCGAGCGGCTGCGCGAGAGTGCAATGCCGATCAAGATCTTCATCGAATCGGCGGCGATCGCCGCGGCGCGAGTGCCGGGCACTGCGGTGTTCATGACCTCGACGCCCGACGGCGTGCCGCACGCGCTGCTCCACAATCTCAAGCACAACAAGGTGCTCCACGAGCGCGTGATCCTGCTCACCGTCAAGATCGCCGACGTGCCCTATGTGCCCGACGAAAAGCGCATGAAGATCGACGATCTCGGCAAGGGCTTCCACCGCATGATCCTGTTCTACGGCTTCATGCAGGAGGCCGATGTGCCCGCCGCGCTGAAGCAGGTCAGCGCCTGCGGCGCCGAGTTCAGGATGATGGACACCAGCTTCTTCCTCGCGCGGCAGACGTTGCTGCCTTCGTCCAAGCCGGGGATGATGGTGTGGCGCGAGAAGCTCTTCGCGTGGATGCTGCGCAACGCCGAAAGCGCGATGGAGTTCTTCCGCTTGCCGACCAACCGCGTGGTCGAGCTGGGGAGCCAGGTCGAGATTTGA
- a CDS encoding Lrp/AsnC family transcriptional regulator — translation MDRIDTKILKLLAADARAPVSQIAADAGLSQSACTRRIQALEASGHITGYGARLGHRRLGFRITALVDITLGTQIEEDLARFERAVAEIHGVVECALVSGGQDYRLKILAQDLDDYERLHREHLGRLPGVVTINSSFVLRTVPTRSEADALFASG, via the coding sequence ATGGACCGGATCGACACCAAGATTCTCAAGTTACTCGCGGCGGACGCGCGGGCGCCGGTGAGCCAGATCGCCGCCGATGCGGGGCTGTCGCAATCGGCGTGCACGCGGCGGATCCAGGCGCTCGAAGCCTCGGGTCATATCACCGGCTATGGTGCCAGACTGGGACACAGGCGTCTCGGCTTCCGGATCACCGCGCTGGTGGACATCACCCTGGGTACCCAGATCGAGGAGGATCTGGCGCGGTTCGAGCGGGCGGTGGCGGAGATCCATGGGGTCGTTGAATGCGCGCTGGTTTCGGGCGGGCAGGACTATCGGCTCAAGATTCTCGCGCAGGATCTCGATGATTATGAACGACTTCACCGCGAGCATCTGGGGCGGCTGCCCGGGGTAGTGACGATCAACTCGAGCTTCGTGCTGCGTACGGTACCCACGCGCAGCGAGGCCGATGCGTTGTTCGCCAGCGGCTGA
- the ald gene encoding alanine dehydrogenase, whose protein sequence is MRIGVPKEIKNHEYRVGLTPASVAELVAAGHEVLVETQAGMGIDFADEAYTKVGARIAPDAAAVFAGSDMIVKVKEPQKQEIALLEPRHTLFTYLHLAADKPQAEGLMASGATCIAYETVTSNSGALPLLKPMSEVAGRMSIQVASHYLEKEQGGRGELLGGVPGVAPCKIAILGGGVSGINAAQMAVGQRADVTIYDINNERLAELDMHFGSQIKTAYASKAAIAEAVARSQVVIGAVLVPGAAAPKLVTRDMLKTMMRGSVLVDIAIDQGGCFETSKATTHDDPVYEVDGVIHYCVANMPGAVARTSAFALNNATLPFVLKLANHGAEGAMKADRHLANGLNVYKGKIAFKAVADDLDLPYEAWTG, encoded by the coding sequence ATGCGCATTGGTGTGCCAAAGGAAATCAAGAACCACGAGTATCGCGTCGGACTGACTCCCGCATCGGTAGCCGAGCTGGTCGCTGCCGGTCACGAAGTGCTGGTCGAAACGCAGGCCGGAATGGGCATCGACTTCGCCGACGAGGCCTACACCAAGGTCGGCGCGAGGATCGCCCCCGATGCGGCCGCGGTGTTCGCCGGGAGCGACATGATCGTGAAGGTCAAGGAGCCCCAGAAGCAGGAAATCGCGCTGCTCGAGCCGCGCCATACCTTGTTCACCTATCTCCACCTCGCCGCCGACAAGCCGCAGGCCGAAGGTCTGATGGCGTCGGGCGCGACCTGCATCGCCTATGAGACGGTGACTTCGAACTCCGGCGCGCTTCCCCTGCTCAAGCCCATGTCCGAAGTCGCGGGGCGCATGTCGATCCAGGTGGCTTCGCATTATCTGGAGAAGGAACAAGGCGGCCGCGGCGAATTGCTCGGCGGCGTCCCCGGTGTCGCGCCATGCAAGATCGCGATCCTCGGCGGCGGCGTCTCGGGCATCAACGCCGCGCAGATGGCCGTCGGCCAGCGCGCCGACGTGACGATCTACGACATCAACAATGAGCGCCTTGCCGAGCTCGACATGCATTTTGGAAGCCAGATCAAAACGGCATACGCCAGCAAGGCCGCTATCGCCGAGGCGGTCGCCCGCTCGCAGGTGGTGATCGGCGCGGTGCTCGTTCCCGGTGCCGCGGCGCCCAAGCTGGTCACCCGCGACATGCTCAAGACGATGATGCGTGGTTCGGTGCTGGTCGATATTGCGATCGATCAGGGCGGCTGTTTCGAGACTTCGAAGGCGACTACCCACGACGACCCCGTCTACGAAGTCGACGGCGTGATCCATTATTGCGTCGCCAACATGCCCGGCGCTGTCGCGCGCACCTCGGCCTTCGCGCTCAACAACGCGACCCTGCCGTTCGTGCTGAAACTCGCCAATCACGGCGCCGAAGGCGCGATGAAGGCCGACCGGCACCTCGCCAACGGCCTCAACGTCTACAAGGGCAAGATCGCGTTCAAGGCCGTCGCCGACGATCTCGACCTGCCCTATGAGGCATGGACGGGCTAA
- a CDS encoding tetratricopeptide repeat protein, with translation MTGWLILLVMAIGTGLLLWLTGFPRKLWTVAATALMLGAAGYAWQGSPALAGKPVIAKAQKGEIDPEVVAIRDAMFGRFNFTWGSFMRADAMTRAGAPDTAVRAMILTIRQAPGDAGAWAWLGIKLAENDGNQISPAAKFAFERAIQLAPQHPGPPFFYGLALIREGKFAEARPYWAKAVELAPAKASYRDQLLVRLFLLDRFLAAKAAEEKGR, from the coding sequence GTGACCGGCTGGTTGATCCTCCTGGTGATGGCCATCGGCACGGGCCTGTTGCTGTGGCTGACGGGCTTCCCGCGCAAGCTGTGGACGGTGGCTGCGACCGCACTGATGCTCGGCGCCGCCGGTTATGCCTGGCAGGGCAGCCCGGCTCTGGCGGGAAAGCCAGTGATCGCGAAGGCCCAGAAAGGCGAGATCGATCCCGAGGTCGTGGCGATCCGCGACGCGATGTTCGGCCGGTTCAACTTCACCTGGGGCTCGTTCATGCGGGCCGATGCGATGACTCGCGCGGGGGCGCCTGATACCGCGGTGCGCGCAATGATCCTGACGATCCGGCAGGCGCCGGGCGACGCGGGCGCATGGGCGTGGCTGGGCATCAAGCTTGCCGAGAATGACGGCAACCAGATCTCGCCGGCGGCGAAATTCGCGTTTGAGCGGGCGATCCAGCTGGCGCCGCAGCATCCCGGGCCGCCCTTTTTCTATGGGCTGGCCTTGATCCGCGAGGGCAAGTTCGCCGAGGCGCGGCCCTATTGGGCGAAGGCAGTAGAGCTGGCCCCGGCCAAAGCGAGCTATCGCGATCAATTGCTGGTGCGGTTGTTTTTGCTGGATCGGTTCCTCGCGGCGAAGGCGGCGGAGGAGAAGGGGCGGTGA
- a CDS encoding cytochrome c-type biogenesis protein → MTIGLLLALAPAHADSNLPPADLAYTQLADPAQEAKAKALMDTLRCLVCQGQSIADSDADMAGDMRALVRQQIAAGESPGEVRKWLVQRYGDYVTYDPPLSWVTAPLWLAPLVLLGLGIVIARRNFARRKP, encoded by the coding sequence ATGACGATCGGGCTGCTGCTGGCGCTGGCGCCCGCTCATGCCGATTCGAACCTGCCCCCCGCCGATCTTGCCTATACCCAGCTTGCCGATCCGGCGCAGGAGGCGAAGGCCAAGGCGCTGATGGACACGCTCAGGTGCCTCGTCTGCCAGGGCCAGTCGATTGCCGACAGCGATGCCGATATGGCCGGCGACATGCGCGCGCTGGTGCGCCAGCAGATCGCCGCAGGGGAATCTCCGGGCGAAGTGCGCAAATGGCTGGTCCAGCGTTATGGCGACTATGTCACTTATGATCCGCCGTTGAGCTGGGTCACTGCGCCGCTGTGGCTGGCGCCGCTGGTGCTGCTCGGGCTCGGCATCGTCATTGCGCGGCGGAATTTCGCGAGGCGAAAGCCGTGA
- a CDS encoding redoxin family protein, whose product MRRVLIWAPLVLFAAVFGLVASGLIKPGDRTIHSAMVGKPLPVLALPALLPGKPGIASAELKGKPRLLNVFASWCIPCIAEAPQLMKLKQAGVEIDAIAIRDTPAAVQAFLARNGDPYARIGDDKASRAQLALGSSGVPETFVIDAAGRIAYQHIGDVREDDVPLLLAELEKAK is encoded by the coding sequence ATGAGGCGGGTGCTGATCTGGGCGCCCCTGGTGCTGTTCGCGGCCGTATTCGGGCTCGTCGCCAGCGGTCTGATCAAGCCGGGCGATCGGACGATCCATTCGGCGATGGTGGGCAAGCCGCTGCCCGTGCTGGCGCTGCCGGCACTGCTGCCCGGCAAGCCGGGGATCGCCTCCGCCGAATTGAAGGGCAAGCCGCGGCTGCTCAATGTCTTTGCGAGCTGGTGCATCCCGTGCATCGCCGAAGCGCCGCAGCTGATGAAGCTCAAACAAGCCGGCGTGGAGATCGACGCGATCGCGATCCGCGACACCCCCGCGGCAGTGCAGGCATTTCTGGCGCGCAACGGCGACCCCTATGCGCGGATCGGCGATGACAAAGCGAGCCGGGCGCAGCTGGCGCTGGGTTCGTCGGGCGTGCCCGAGACGTTCGTGATCGATGCCGCGGGGCGGATCGCGTATCAGCATATCGGCGATGTGCGCGAAGACGACGTGCCGCTGTTGCTGGCCGAGCTGGAGAAGGCGAAGTGA